In one window of Paraflavitalea soli DNA:
- the uvrA gene encoding excinuclease ABC subunit UvrA: MAKVKKAVPAENGQSGSNASHDAIEVFGARVHNLKNIDISIPKNKLVVITGISGSGKSSLAFDTIYAEGQRRYMESFGAYARQFIGDMERPEVDKITGLSPVISIEQKTTNKNPRSTVGTITEVYDFMRLLYARIGEAYSYNTGKKMVKFSEEEIVDNVYKKFKGKNITVLAPLIRGRKGHYRELFEDIRKKGYLKARIDGEIKDLVPKMQIDRYKIHDIEVVIDRLPVADDMHVRLSQSVQKALQVGKDLMFLAVEGVKAGKEGAVVQYSKLLMCEDSGISYEEPNPNTFSFNSPYGACPVCKGLGNVYQISLEAIIPDKNLTINEGAIAPLGAERDAHVFKQVQQLGKKNKFSLDVPVKDLPKKALNLVLYGNETPPEEEEQFDFDETATGGPLYQTEYEGVIPQLKRWFAGGNTDALRDWVEQFMELKVCTSCNGARLKKESLWFKVDEKNIAELSELNLDKLMKWFAGIESRLSNKQNAIAKDVLKEIRERLQFLLDVGLNYLTMNRTSRTLSGGESQRIRLATQIGSQLQGITYILDEPSIGLHQRDNMRLIDALKNLRNIGNSVLVVEHDKDIMLAADYLVDIGPKAGYHGGRIVAQGDPAALLKLDTLTSSYINGHRAILVPKERRKGNGKFLEIKGAKGNNLKNVDAKFPLGKFIVVTGVSGSGKSTLINETLYPILSKHAYNSKMNPLEYKSIKGLEHVDKVIEIDQSPIGRTPRSNPATYCGFFTDIRTLFASVPEAKIRGYNAGRFSFNVKSGRCEVCEGGGMRVIEMNFLPDVYVHCEKCQGKRYNRETLEIRYKGKSISDVLDMTVEDAVEFFQNVPYIYRKIKVLEEVGLGYITLGQSAVTLSGGEAQRVKLATELGKKDTGKTFYILDEPTTGLHFEDIQHLLDVLYKLVDRGNTVLVIEHNMDVIKVADHVIDLGPEGGDGGGKILFEGTPEDLLKVKESHTAKFLKEELK, encoded by the coding sequence ATGGCGAAAGTTAAAAAGGCAGTGCCGGCAGAGAACGGACAATCCGGCAGTAACGCATCTCACGATGCAATTGAAGTGTTTGGAGCGCGGGTACATAATCTCAAGAACATTGACATTAGTATTCCAAAAAATAAATTGGTTGTAATTACGGGTATCAGTGGCAGTGGTAAATCATCACTCGCTTTCGATACCATTTATGCCGAAGGACAGCGCAGGTATATGGAAAGCTTCGGCGCCTATGCCCGCCAGTTTATTGGCGATATGGAAAGACCCGAGGTCGATAAGATCACCGGCCTCTCACCCGTTATCTCCATTGAACAAAAAACGACCAATAAAAATCCACGGTCTACCGTAGGCACCATTACAGAAGTATACGACTTTATGCGGTTATTGTATGCCCGTATAGGAGAGGCCTATAGCTACAACACCGGCAAAAAAATGGTGAAGTTCAGCGAAGAAGAGATCGTCGACAACGTTTATAAAAAGTTCAAGGGAAAGAATATCACCGTCCTGGCCCCCCTCATCCGTGGACGCAAAGGCCATTACCGCGAGCTCTTTGAAGACATTCGCAAGAAAGGATACCTCAAAGCCCGCATTGATGGAGAGATCAAAGACCTGGTGCCCAAGATGCAGATAGACCGCTATAAGATACATGACATTGAAGTAGTTATAGACCGCCTGCCCGTTGCCGATGATATGCACGTACGGCTAAGCCAAAGCGTGCAGAAGGCCCTCCAGGTGGGCAAAGACCTCATGTTCCTGGCAGTTGAAGGAGTCAAGGCCGGAAAAGAGGGCGCTGTCGTACAGTATTCCAAATTGCTGATGTGCGAAGACAGCGGTATCAGCTACGAAGAGCCCAATCCCAATACCTTTTCCTTCAACAGTCCTTATGGTGCCTGCCCCGTATGCAAGGGCCTCGGCAATGTATACCAGATCAGCCTGGAAGCCATTATCCCCGACAAAAACCTCACCATTAATGAAGGGGCTATTGCCCCCCTGGGTGCAGAGCGCGATGCCCATGTCTTCAAGCAGGTGCAGCAGCTCGGTAAAAAGAATAAGTTCAGCCTCGATGTGCCCGTGAAAGACCTGCCCAAAAAGGCCCTCAACCTGGTCTTATATGGCAATGAAACACCGCCCGAAGAAGAGGAGCAGTTTGATTTTGATGAAACTGCCACCGGAGGTCCCTTGTACCAAACAGAATACGAAGGAGTAATACCTCAATTAAAACGTTGGTTTGCCGGCGGCAATACAGATGCCTTGCGCGATTGGGTAGAGCAGTTCATGGAACTCAAAGTATGCACTTCCTGCAATGGCGCCCGGCTGAAAAAAGAAAGCCTCTGGTTCAAGGTCGATGAAAAGAACATTGCCGAGCTGAGTGAACTGAATCTCGATAAACTCATGAAATGGTTTGCCGGTATCGAAAGCCGGTTAAGCAATAAACAAAATGCCATTGCCAAAGATGTATTGAAAGAGATACGTGAACGCCTGCAGTTCCTGCTCGATGTCGGGTTGAATTACCTCACCATGAACCGTACCTCCCGTACCCTTAGTGGGGGAGAGTCACAACGCATCAGGCTGGCTACACAGATCGGTTCACAGTTGCAGGGCATCACCTATATATTGGATGAACCCAGTATCGGACTGCACCAGCGTGATAACATGCGGCTGATAGATGCCCTCAAGAACCTGCGCAATATTGGCAATAGCGTGTTGGTAGTAGAGCACGATAAAGACATTATGCTGGCAGCCGATTACCTCGTGGATATCGGACCCAAAGCCGGCTACCATGGAGGAAGGATAGTAGCCCAGGGCGATCCTGCTGCCTTGTTAAAACTGGATACCCTTACCTCTTCTTATATCAATGGCCATCGCGCAATTCTTGTTCCCAAAGAGCGGCGCAAGGGCAATGGTAAATTCCTGGAGATAAAGGGTGCAAAGGGCAATAACCTGAAGAACGTCGATGCAAAGTTCCCCCTGGGAAAATTCATAGTCGTAACAGGCGTGAGCGGTAGCGGCAAGTCTACCCTGATCAACGAAACCCTCTATCCCATACTTAGCAAACATGCCTATAACTCCAAGATGAACCCCCTTGAATACAAAAGCATCAAGGGCCTGGAGCATGTAGACAAAGTAATAGAGATCGATCAATCACCCATTGGCCGTACCCCCCGCAGTAATCCCGCCACCTATTGTGGTTTCTTTACCGATATACGTACCTTGTTTGCTTCTGTTCCCGAAGCCAAGATCCGCGGATACAATGCTGGCCGCTTCTCCTTCAATGTCAAAAGTGGCCGTTGTGAAGTATGTGAAGGTGGTGGCATGCGCGTCATTGAAATGAACTTCCTGCCCGATGTATACGTTCATTGTGAAAAATGCCAGGGCAAGCGGTACAACCGCGAAACACTCGAAATACGGTACAAGGGCAAATCCATCAGCGATGTGCTCGATATGACCGTCGAGGATGCCGTGGAATTCTTCCAGAACGTTCCCTACATCTACCGCAAGATCAAAGTGCTGGAAGAAGTAGGCCTGGGATATATTACCCTTGGGCAGAGCGCTGTAACACTCAGTGGTGGCGAAGCACAGCGTGTAAAACTCGCTACCGAGTTAGGTAAGAAGGATACAGGTAAAACCTTTTATATTCTGGATGAGCCTACCACCGGGTTACATTTTGAAGATATTCAGCACCTGCTGGATGTATTGTACAAGCTCGTCGACAGGGGTAATACCGTATTGGTGATCGAACACAATATGGATGTAATAAAAGTGGCCGACCATGTGATAGACCTGGGTCCTGAAGGTGGCGATGGGGGAGGGAAGATACTGTTTGAAGGAACCCCCGAAGACCTGTTAAAAGTGAAAGAAAGCCACACCGCTAAATTTTTAAAGGAAGAACTAAAATAA
- a CDS encoding 5' nucleotidase, NT5C type, with protein sequence MERVIIDMDEVIADPMGDMIDWYEQKYGTKVDYSKMAGSWVKGFPEEHHALVWERLRSPGFFRHLPVMKDSVEVLREMNERYEIFIVSAAMEFPNSLKDKYDWLQEHFPFFSWRQLTLCGDKKLVYGDYMIDDHSRNLVHFTGKKLLYTSPHNLAETEYQRLGSWAEARTIFLK encoded by the coding sequence ATGGAAAGAGTTATAATCGACATGGATGAAGTGATTGCCGATCCAATGGGAGACATGATAGATTGGTATGAACAAAAGTACGGAACCAAAGTAGACTACAGTAAGATGGCTGGCTCATGGGTAAAAGGATTTCCCGAAGAACACCATGCGTTGGTCTGGGAGCGCCTGCGCTCACCCGGTTTTTTCCGTCACCTGCCCGTCATGAAAGACAGCGTTGAAGTATTGCGCGAAATGAATGAACGCTATGAGATCTTCATCGTGTCTGCTGCCATGGAGTTTCCCAATTCTTTAAAAGACAAGTACGATTGGCTGCAGGAACATTTCCCTTTCTTCAGTTGGCGCCAGCTAACCCTCTGTGGCGATAAGAAGCTCGTATACGGCGATTACATGATCGATGACCATAGTCGCAACCTGGTACATTTTACAGGCAAAAAACTCCTGTATACGTCTCCACACAACCTGGCAGAGACCGAATACCAAAGACTGGGTTCTTGGGCGGAAGCGCGCACCATCTTCTTGAAATAG
- a CDS encoding T9SS type A sorting domain-containing protein has product MRTTIPERKLPGYTMPLLVIGMLTLFVTTSVAMPAFRSPLIGQPADTILVQKQVNTKKHKIKLYPNATNQVLFFSANGEDGRIYQLFLFNVEGKLVKQVNIRNKETTVLNNMGKGNYLYEVFSEDERLENGQVIIR; this is encoded by the coding sequence ATGCGAACAACTATACCCGAGAGAAAACTACCTGGTTATACTATGCCCTTGCTGGTCATTGGTATGCTAACATTGTTTGTTACTACCTCTGTAGCCATGCCAGCTTTTCGCTCTCCGTTGATTGGGCAACCTGCGGACACCATCCTGGTGCAAAAGCAGGTGAACACAAAAAAACATAAGATAAAATTGTATCCCAATGCCACTAACCAGGTACTGTTCTTCAGTGCTAATGGAGAAGATGGCAGGATATATCAATTGTTCTTATTTAATGTAGAGGGTAAGCTGGTAAAACAAGTGAACATCCGGAACAAAGAAACCACGGTACTCAACAATATGGGAAAAGGTAACTACCTGTATGAGGTGTTTAGCGAAGATGAGCGTTTGGAAAATGGCCAGGTCATTATTCGGTAG
- a CDS encoding outer membrane beta-barrel protein translates to MKQYLHASVRKCCALTLIILSANFSSFSQMGENSSYWEIGMTLGPGNFLGDLGGTQGKGTTFLKDNNFPKTKLHFGAYLGYQYKQAIGLRFALNFGTLEGDDAIIKGKGGLEEARKIRNSNFRSKLTEAMLLLEVYPTTFIENDPDDTWLKLRPYGVIGVGMFKFNPQGTDPANGQWVDLKPLRTEGQGLIPGSEEYKLTQLNIPMGIGVKYFLTETFHVSLEVLHRKTFTDYIDDVSKNYVDPNIFYTSGIMSPTQAALAERMSNKSGVNTPTKFQPGDKRGTPTNNDAYYTFNLKFGFRLTSTDRYGNSTKCPIRF, encoded by the coding sequence ATGAAACAGTATCTACACGCTTCTGTGCGGAAGTGTTGTGCGCTAACGCTTATTATCCTGTCCGCAAACTTTTCTTCGTTTAGTCAAATGGGTGAAAATTCATCCTATTGGGAAATAGGGATGACATTGGGGCCCGGCAACTTCCTGGGTGACCTGGGAGGTACGCAAGGTAAGGGTACCACGTTCCTGAAGGATAACAACTTCCCTAAGACAAAACTTCATTTTGGCGCATACCTTGGTTATCAATACAAGCAGGCAATAGGATTGCGCTTTGCTTTAAACTTTGGTACACTGGAAGGTGACGATGCCATCATTAAAGGAAAGGGTGGTCTTGAAGAAGCGCGGAAGATCCGCAACTCGAACTTCCGTTCCAAGCTGACAGAGGCCATGTTGCTGTTAGAAGTATATCCCACCACTTTTATTGAGAATGATCCTGATGATACCTGGCTGAAGCTTCGCCCTTATGGCGTAATTGGTGTAGGCATGTTCAAATTTAACCCGCAGGGTACAGATCCTGCAAACGGGCAGTGGGTAGACCTGAAGCCGCTTCGTACAGAAGGTCAGGGATTAATTCCCGGCAGTGAGGAGTATAAACTGACACAGCTGAATATTCCGATGGGTATTGGTGTAAAATACTTCCTGACTGAGACATTCCATGTAAGCCTTGAAGTACTGCACCGCAAAACATTTACCGATTATATCGATGATGTAAGCAAGAATTATGTTGATCCAAACATTTTTTATACAAGTGGGATCATGTCGCCCACACAGGCTGCCTTAGCAGAGAGGATGTCAAATAAAAGTGGTGTAAATACGCCTACCAAGTTTCAACCAGGTGATAAGCGTGGAACACCCACTAATAATGACGCCTATTATACATTCAACCTGAAGTTCGGCTTTCGTTTAACGAGCACTGACCGGTATGGCAATTCAACCAAGTGCCCTATCAGGTTCTAA
- a CDS encoding GNAT family N-acetyltransferase, whose protein sequence is MILMETTLTWTCKPFAELTVFELYAALQLRSEVFVVEQNCVFQDIDDKDQYSWHLMGWHNNLLAAYTRLVPAGISFTEVSIGRVVTSPKMRKSGAGRSLMKKSIETTYRIFGNTPIRIGAQLYLKKFYESFGFQQSSDIYLEDGIEHIEMLLAELS, encoded by the coding sequence ATGATACTTATGGAAACTACGCTTACCTGGACCTGCAAACCATTTGCTGAATTGACGGTATTTGAGCTTTATGCTGCCTTGCAATTGCGCAGTGAAGTATTTGTAGTGGAGCAAAATTGTGTTTTTCAGGATATAGATGACAAGGATCAATATTCCTGGCATTTGATGGGTTGGCACAATAATTTGTTGGCAGCCTATACCAGGCTTGTACCTGCAGGTATTTCTTTTACAGAAGTCTCTATCGGGCGTGTTGTCACTTCTCCCAAAATGAGAAAGTCAGGAGCCGGCCGATCATTGATGAAAAAATCTATAGAAACTACGTATCGTATTTTTGGCAATACGCCCATTCGCATCGGTGCGCAACTGTATCTCAAAAAGTTTTATGAATCCTTTGGTTTTCAACAGTCCAGCGACATTTATTTAGAAGATGGCATTGAGCACATCGAAATGTTACTAGCTGAATTGTCCTGA